The Streptomyces sp. cg36 genomic interval CTGCCATTTCACCAACCGGGAGAGCGTCGCGGCGGAGCTCGCCGCCGCGAGGGAGGGCCACGGCCCGACGGTGTTCGACTGGCTGGTCGGGATTTTCGAGAGGGAGGCTCCCGGGCGGCTGCTGCTTCGCTGAGTGGGCGCCTGACCGAACGAGCCGTTGGTACGGTCCAGGAAGTGCGCGCAGCCTTCGGGCTCGAACGTACGCGACTGTGTGGCGTGGGCGACCGGAACCCTGGTGAGGGGCGCGGCGATCGCAGAGCCTCGCGTTCGTGCGGATCAGGAATTCAGGGTCCGTGACGGCGGTACTCCGTATTCCTTGCGGTATTCCCCCGCGAAGCGGCCGGGGTGGGCTGTCCGGCACCGTCCGCAGGGCCGAACTGCCAAGGCGGTCACGGCTCGCCATCAGACGCCGTGCGGGTGGCGCTCCAACGTGATGGCGGTGCCGGACCCTAGGCGGCGCGCTGCGAGGCGGCGGCCTCGGGGCGCAGGTCGGCGAGGGTGAGCCGATGCGTCGGAGGGTCGGGGAGCACGACGTGCCGGGTGACCCGCAGATCGCGCCGAACGTGCAGCAGTTCGCCGGGTTCCATCAGCTCCCAGTCGGGGTTGTCGTCCATGGGCTCGCTGGCCACCACCACCGCGGGGTGCCGGGCCAGATGCGCCGAGTGCATGCGCATGTGTCCGTGGCTGCCGCTGTGGTCCAGGTGGCGGGTGCCGTGCCGGCCTCCGGCCGGGCGGCGCAGGACGTACAGCGGATGGGTCTCCGGGTACCGCAGCGCCCACAGCTCCTGGGGGGTGGTGATGACGAGGTTCAGGGCGAACAGGGGCAGGTTCCGCGCGATCCACCGCGCCGCGTGCTCGATTCCGGCGGCGAGATCGCCCCCGTGGCCCGCGGTCTCGCGTGTGATCAGGGTGAAGAACCGCTCGGAGTCGGTGGCGCCCCGGACCAGGGCACGGTCGGGGCCCAGCCGTTCGTCGAGCCGGTCGAGGTCCTCGATGACCCCGTTGTGCGCGAACAGGCGTCCCTGCTGCTCGAAGGGGTGGGTGTTGCGGCTGTCCAGTCCGCCGGTCGAGGCGAAACGGATGTGCGCGAGGAAGGTGGCCGACTGGACCTGCCTGGCCTCCTGGGCGAAGTCCCGGTCCTGGTAGGCGGCGAGCGGTGCCTTGTGGACCACCGGCGTGCCGTCCGAGGTGAAGTACCCCAGCCCCGTGCCGTCCGGCTCGCGGTGGCTCTGCCGGCTCAGGCTGTCGGGGGCGTCCAGCAGCCAGAACGTGGCGCGGCTGCGCTGCGGGGCGCTGCTCAGACCGAACAGACGGCACATGTCTCTCTCCCTGGGGTGCGCCCGGTCCGTCCCGCCGGGTGGCGGGACGGTGGCTGGAGGCCCGCCGGGTGGCCGGTGGCGGCCGGATCAGCGGCGGGCCGGGCGGTGCGGGTGCTTCGTCTCCGCTCCATGGGCGAACCCTCCGGCGTCCTCGGCGTCGCGCTGCGGCTCTCGCTGTTTGCCGAGGCGCGCGACCACTCGGCGCAGGTCTTCCAGGAGCAGGTCCGCCAGGTCGTGGCTGAAGCCGTTGCGTACGACGATGCGCAGTGCGGCGAGGTCGGTGCGGTTCTCGGGGAAGGTGTAGGCGGGGACGAGCCAGCCGCGCTCGCGCAGGGCGGCGGACACGTCGAACACGGAGAACGCGTCGATGCCCTCACGGACGCGGAACGCGAACACCGGGATGTCGCTGCCGTCGGTGATGAGCTCGAAGGGGCCGAGCTTGGATATCTCGCCCGAGAGGCGCACGGCGATGTCACGGCAGGTCTGCTGGACCCTGCGGTAGCCGTCGAAGCCCAGGCGCAGGAAGTTGTAGTACTGGGCGACGACCTGTGCGCCGGGCCGCGAGAAGTTCAGGGCGAAGGTGGGCATGTCCCCGCCGAGGTAGTTCACGTGGAAGACCAGATCGTCGGGGAGCGCGTCCTCGTCGCGCCACAGCGCCCAGCCGACCCCGGGCATGACCAGGCCGTACTTGTGGCCGGAGGTGTTGATGGAGGCCACGCGCGGCAGCCGGAAGTCCCACACCAGGTCGGGATCGAGGAAGGGGGCGACCATCGCCCCGGACGCTCCGTCGACGTGGATGGGAACGTCCACGCCCGTACGGGAGTTGAGGTCGTCGAGGGCGGCGGCCAGCTCGGCCACGGGCTCGTAGCTGCCGTCGAAGGTCGAGCCGAGCACGGCGACGACGCCGATCGTGTTCTCGTCGCACAGCTCCGCCGCCTTGTCGGGGCTGAGGTGGTAGCGGTCGCCCTCCATGGGTACGTAGCGCGGCTCGACCTCGAAGTAGTCGGCGAACTTCTCCCAGCAGATCTGCACGTTGATGCCCATGACGAGGTTGGGGCGGTCGCAGGGCCTGCCCTCGGCGCGACGGCGCTGCTGCCAGCGGCGTTTGAGCGCGAGGCCGCCCAGCATCGCCGCCTCGCTGGAGCCGGTCGTCGAGCACCCGATGGCGTTGCGCGGATGCTCGGCGTGCCACAGCCGCGCCAGCATGTGCACGCACCGGGCCTCCAGCTCCGCGGTCTGCGGATACTCGTCCTTGTCGATCATGTTCTTCTCGGCGCACTCGGCCATCAGCCGCAGCGCCTGCGGCTCCG includes:
- a CDS encoding class II glutamine amidotransferase — translated: MCRLFGLSSAPQRSRATFWLLDAPDSLSRQSHREPDGTGLGYFTSDGTPVVHKAPLAAYQDRDFAQEARQVQSATFLAHIRFASTGGLDSRNTHPFEQQGRLFAHNGVIEDLDRLDERLGPDRALVRGATDSERFFTLITRETAGHGGDLAAGIEHAARWIARNLPLFALNLVITTPQELWALRYPETHPLYVLRRPAGGRHGTRHLDHSGSHGHMRMHSAHLARHPAVVVASEPMDDNPDWELMEPGELLHVRRDLRVTRHVVLPDPPTHRLTLADLRPEAAASQRAA
- a CDS encoding glutamate decarboxylase, with the translated sequence MPVKHPRHRGNDRDLDINPLFSREPVHAPRYALPDGEMAPDTAYQLVHDELMLDGNARQNLATFVSTWAEPQALRLMAECAEKNMIDKDEYPQTAELEARCVHMLARLWHAEHPRNAIGCSTTGSSEAAMLGGLALKRRWQQRRRAEGRPCDRPNLVMGINVQICWEKFADYFEVEPRYVPMEGDRYHLSPDKAAELCDENTIGVVAVLGSTFDGSYEPVAELAAALDDLNSRTGVDVPIHVDGASGAMVAPFLDPDLVWDFRLPRVASINTSGHKYGLVMPGVGWALWRDEDALPDDLVFHVNYLGGDMPTFALNFSRPGAQVVAQYYNFLRLGFDGYRRVQQTCRDIAVRLSGEISKLGPFELITDGSDIPVFAFRVREGIDAFSVFDVSAALRERGWLVPAYTFPENRTDLAALRIVVRNGFSHDLADLLLEDLRRVVARLGKQREPQRDAEDAGGFAHGAETKHPHRPARR